Within Oreochromis niloticus isolate F11D_XX linkage group LG2, O_niloticus_UMD_NMBU, whole genome shotgun sequence, the genomic segment tgaacttcagtcagaggaagtcacagttgccaaaaactttttgaagctcaagagtgaggctggtgccattccagatatgttaacattgtacaatcttctggataatcagatcttccccacactgaaaactgttattcaGGTTGCCCTAACAAACCCAGTTAGCAGCTGTATCTGTCAAAGGTCTTTTAGAGTCTTGAGTCAGCTCCATACCTGGCTGAGAAGGACCATGGGTCAAAGCAGActccagcacctggctgtgatgtcagttgagaaagagatgcttgagagacttgaccaccaaaatgtgatagacagatttgccaacctcaaggtgaggcgacataggttaaaagaaaaaatctgcagagccatagtagtatctgcagtaaagatcttttcatacattgtacagaaacagaaacagctttagtgaaggttacaaatgatcttcttatggcctctgacagtggactcatctctgtgcttgtcctgctagacctcagtgcagcgttcgttactgtcgaccataatatcctattagagtgattagaacatgctgtaggtattacaggtactgcgctgcagtggtttgtatcatatctatctaatagactccaatttgtacatgtaaatggagagtcctcttcacccactaaggtcagttatggtgttccacagggttcagtgctaggaccaattctgtttacattatacatgcttcccccaAGGCAGCATCATttgaagacatagcataaattttcactgctatgcagatgacatgcagctctatctatctatgaagccagataacacacaccaattagttaaactgcaggaatgtcttaaggacataaagacctggatggccgctaactttctgcttcttaattcagataaaactgaggttattgtactcagccctgaaaatcttagaaatatggtatctaagcagattcttactctggatggcattaccttggcctccagtaatgctgtgaggaaccttggagtcagttttgaccaggacatgtccttcaacgcacatattaaacaaatatgtaagactgctttcttccatttgcgcaacatctctaaagttagaaatatcctgtctcagagtgacgctgaaaaactagttcatgcatttattacttctaggctggactactgcaattcattattatgaggatgtcctaaaaacttgctgaaaggccttcagctaatccaaaatgctgcagcaagagtcctgacagggactagaaagagagagcatatttctcctgttttggcttctcttcattggcttcctgttaaatccagaattcaaaatcctgctcctcacatacaaggtcttaaataatcaggccccatcttatcttaatgaccttgtagtaccatatcaccctattagagcacttcgctctcacactgcaggcttacttgttgttcctagagtatttaaaagtaaaatgggaggcagagccttcagttttcaggcccctcttctgtggaaccagcttccagtttggattcagaagacagacactatctctactttcaagattaggcttaaaactttcctttttgctaaagcagttagggctggaccaggtgaccctgaatcctcccttagttatgctgcaatagacgtaggctgatGCATCCCATGATGCAtgaagtttttcctttccagtcacctttcttactcactatgtgttaatagatctctctgcattgaatcatatctgttattaacctctgtctctcttccacagcatgtctttatcctgtcctTCCTTCCTCATTGTGACAAGTAAAGTTTACCTTGCCtggatgggcagctctctgggtgctcagcacccccaaagctctgatcctagaatcgcccctgttgaaatattaaaaatattgaaatccatgttaaaatgtaaaataacaatgGTTATATTTAGAACAAGTTTTAAAATTCATGTTAAAAGGAGTGCAATGTGTTTAATAAgtttaaaaaagcatttgcattatatgtggtttgtttttatgttagtGAGgttgatttcctgttttattgtgaagaacTTTGTAGGAGgaagtgaatgtgtttgtgatcAATGGCCTGCTCTGAGAGACGTTGTGACAGAAAGTACCAAGGGTTTGTGCAAGTTTGTATGTATGAATGAACTGGACAGCTCGACGGTGTTTGTTGATGCACACATTTTGTAAACTGTCTGTGAGAAGCTGGGGACATTTCTACTCCAAATCCATCACTCAGCTGCTCACTTTTATTTTAGCTCAAGAACCCGCACCATCTTGAAGATGTCCACTGACCACTCTGCATTCCTTCACACATAACTGTTTCTGTAGAGAAAACATGCCCTCCACCCTCTGGAAACATGGGACTTATTATAAAAATGACATCTTAAAAAAAGGCTAAGTGTGACATTGAAAAGGCACAGTTATGGAGGTCAAGAGTAGAAGTTTATTTATTGTCATCATAGTCATAATAATGCATTTGCATTCATATATAACATAGTAAGGAGGGGTAATACTACATAAATGATGAATGTAGCACTTGCTAATACTTTACTAATACCTTAATAATACCTAATAGTGTGACATTATTTTAAAGTGCTATCAGCTTTTCTAACCACAAGATTTCATAAAATAAGGATTTAAGATTAAGTTTGGGAGGTTTTAAAAGTTTTACAAATTcagatatatattatattatatatatatgatatatattattattaaagatCAGCAAAGATATTTTAGATTCCATTAATGTTATTATACTTTATTTGTCTTATACTTTATTCTAATGGATTGCAGCTACTCACTATCTGATAACGTCTCTGGGGTAGGTGGCAAGCATTAGGATAAATTgctgtggtaaaaaaaaaaagtcatataaCCTGTGAAACATCCTTTTGATAGATTATTGGCAGCATCGAACCACCACCACTTTCACGTGAATGCACAAGGGAAACCCTGGGTTAAATTAGCGAGCTGATAACCAGCTTTGTGTGACCGTTTATCATGACTGTCAGTGTTAGGATAAGTGAATCCAGATGATAGAAAGGCATCTTGGGTATGCTGAACAAGCTTCATAGTATGGGGCCCTGGTCTTCCATCCAATGTCAGGTGACTATTCTTTGTGCATTttagtaaaaatgaaaaacatccaCCCAAACGCCATTTCCCAAGTCAAAGTCTTCCTTACAAacccagttaaaaaaaactttaaaaaaaatgcctcCCTTACAATTTAAGGgagacatttgtttttcttcttttaaaccgcTGGTGTTTATTTTACCAATATATGTCACAAAGTAATGCAGTTGCATGCAATAGTCATGCAACTGCATTACTAGGCCATTGATTATTAATTTTGAGCTGCCTATCCATATTTGTGCTAAGTAAAGCATAGCCAGTTCTTTGGCAATAATTAAAACCTTACCACAGAGACCAGTGAAGAATGTGACAAGGAGatgttttctttcctgttcTACCTCTTTGATGCTCTTGTAAGCTGTTTGTTATGCTATGAATTGATAAAATGGTACTGCAAGCCCAGCTTCCTGAGATTAAAGACAAGAAAAGCTGCTTTTCTATTCACACCTTTATTTGAAAGCCCAACCACAGAAATGCTTAAGTTTCCATGTATTGCTTGACAGTGAAGACTTTGAATTGTGTTTGTCACACAAAGAAAAGgcaaattatgcaaaaaaataagggaaaatttattttttgttttcacccCTCAGCTGCAAAAGGCTGATAGGGTATTGACATTACCCTGCTGTCCAAGTGGACAATGTGGACACCCAAATCTGAGAATGTGATAATTCAATAATGAACCAATAGATAACATAGGTGTATCTACTGAAAATCTTGGATGAGCTCAAATTTCGACCTcaacctcaaggtcagaggtcaatttttttttgaaaatcttgAGAATGTGATAACTCGACAATGAAGTGATGTAGGATATTCAAATTAATACTTTAGATTTATCTACTACAAATCTTGGACGACttcaaatctcagtgacctaaggagcttggaaagaaaatacTTCTTTAAGTTGGAAGacacttaaagaagtccagacgcttttctttctaagctccttagactacgatgacctggatgactaagAACCTTCATAGAcaaatctcagtgacctcgacctcAAGGTTGGGGGTCAGgttttctgaaaatgttgtgaATGCACTTGCAGATAAATAAAAGGGAGACTGCAGTTACATAAACGATAATAACTTCTACTGGGCTGCTGGTGTTGGATGTGATGTTTATCCAGGACAGAATAGGGCTGAGCATAGCAGAGCTTGTGGCTGGACATGCAAAACAGTGCAGTTACCTGGCTGTTCAAAGCAAAGTTGCGGAGAGTCTAGAGTGTGACTTGTTAATCCAAATGAATAAAGAATCAAATCtgaagcagagcagctgaaatggCTTTCGGGTCTAAGAAGCAGAGTTGAAGAGAGCTGCAGTTAGAATAAATGGATTCTAACTTATCTATATTTCTTGTCAGCATAGCCAGATTTGTCAACTGGGGATTGGACCACCAGGTCCTCCACCCTTGACTCCTTCCTGATCTACAAAGCACCAAACCCCTAACCATCTCTGCAAGCTGTGGGCCCAGGTTGTGTAGGCCCAGCCAGGCCTTATGGATCAATATCAGGCCATTAGGATAGTTTTTAGATTATTTTGTTGCATTACAGTGCAGTGTGGTTGTAGGTGCAGattttgtgtctgtgtcaagGTGCCCTCAGACAGGATACACACCTTTGTATGACCCCTGTTCCTTATGATCACTTATATGTGATTTTACCATTTCACTCTTTCAAAGAACATCAAATACCTGTCTCTGAGGAAACCTGGGTACCTGTGGTGGGAACAGATAGTTCTTTAAGCCAGGGTCTACTTCCCCCTGTCAACATTACACTTCCACCACTGTGTAGATCAGCATAAAGGatctaaaaaaatgttttttgtacatttctttCCAGGTGATACAATATAAACAAATCTGCTATCTCTTATCTTTCTATAAGTTTCAGTTTGAGAAACCCGCAACAAGAACCAAACAGAGCCAACGATTGGTGTTGTTTCATGTGCTTAGGTTGGAAAAAGATGGTCGATGTTGTTTCCACGACGCAGTGGAATACCAACACAATGAGAAGCCAATCAGGTTCCTCTGAAATAGTTTCCTCCCACTTCATGTGATTATATTTAGACAAATCATTTCACTAGGTTTTTAATACAGCAGTACCAAGAGGAAAGACCAGAAATGaggaatatattttatttatatctgaTGCTTAGTATTGGACGTAAGTGTATGTAGATTGCCTGTACTAAAAATGTGTTACAGTCAGAAAACTTAGAAGAGGATTTGGGTGAATCTGTGTGTTGGGTCATACTGACAGGTATGATTTTTTTCTCAGGTTGCTCAGATGAACAGATTTTTGAGACCAAGATTGTTCGTGTTGGAAAGGAGATAAAACTGACATGCCCCCGTAGGGAAGTAGGAACCTTGTTTTGGATCAAGCTTGTTTCTGGAGACTTTCCTAAAATCTTAGGAAGGTCATTTACCTTCCAGAGTGGTGATCAGCGCATTAGAACTGCAACAGAAACTGGAGCATTTGTTCTGTATATTACAAAAGCTCGGCAAAGTGATACAGGTGTTTACTTCTGtatgaaaacaggaaaacaagacTTTAAAATTTTGAGTGGAATATTCCTGAAAGTTGAAGGTAAgtacacaaaaacatctttaGGTCCTATAAAAATTTGGGACTTTACATAGTttactaatttaaaaaacatgtataaagtTTTTGCTTGTGTTTACACATTTATACATGTGTAAATAAAAGGACTGTTTACATAATTTAATTTGtaatttgtcttttaataaacatGAATGATTGATGTGTTTCTCAGGACTAGAACCAGCTTTCTCTACAGCTCCTCCATCTGATCCTGTCTATGAGAAACCTACATTCACTCTGCAGTGTTCAGTCCTCCATGACTACCAGAATAAAGCATGTCCAGCAGCTGAtactgtgttttgtttgaatGCTAAATCGCAAAAATTTCACTCCACTTTAAATTACACTCATATAAATGGTGGAGCTGAATATGAAAAGAACTTGGATGGACTATCAATAATGAAATGCTTCTCCAGCTACTTGCGAAACTTCAGCACCTTCGATTCTCAGACATATTACTGTGCCACGGCCACATGTGTGGAGTCATTTTCTGAAGATACAACAAAAGGTGATACTGAGGGCGAGTGcatcatatttttatataatggagaaaattataatatttgtgcatttgatttgattttagtTTTGAATCTAATATTAATCTAAACATGATTAAtcaaataactgaaaaataattttaataaccattttaataatgtttaaggttaattattttcattttgtgtccGCAGTCAACAAGAACAATACAGTTCTCTATCTGTTATCTGCTACTTTGGCTATAAGTCTGATTGTTATAGCCTCTCTAATTTATTCAATCAAGAACCTGAAGAGGCAATCATATGTGGATTGTAATGGTAAGCAGTCACTCATACTGTACATCAGTGTATCAAATAATACTTGCAAAAGTAAACAAAGCTCTTTTTATGTGACAATATAGCTGCTGTCGGTCtgcaaacaaatgtaattcCAAATGGTGATCAGGAAAATCTGCAGGTAAATGTACATAAAATATAACTCTGagctataaaaatattttaatgtctGTGTATTCTTAGCATCATTTCGGACTCGGTTTATTCTCTAgcaacttttaaaaaagtgaGCAAATCAAGGACAATGGATACAAAACCTGCAGAGTGCATCTACACTGATGCCAGGGCCCTTGTATTGGATTGACATTTATCAAACTCATTAATGTGAATACAAATGTTTATACAAAGTTTTTGCATAAATGTAAATTATCATTTGGACAAActtaaagaaaatatgaaatgtattttttaggtttttgtcATAGCTTACATTCaaagataataaataaacaacagatGCAAACAACTGAAAGTTTTTTCATTGTAgaaattttgaaaaataaaatgtttttattgtgatGTTTCACAATAATcatttgtatgtgtatgtattttttgtaCAAAGTAATAAACAGTTATAAATAGTCATGGTGTTAAAATCACAGACACAGATTAATCTCCTTATTGCCCATAGAAAAAAGTCTTTCCTaatctgcttcttcttcagATATTCAGAAAATTAGTGACTAGAAAGCTTCTATTCTTTCTTAACAGACAAACATACTGTTATGCAATGATATTAAAGCCATATTAATTCAACTCACTAATTATTTCTTGAAGATTTTACTTAATATTGATtatggttattttttttaaaagttgatatagatgttattttttatgttaattAGCTATGAAGTTTGCATTTTGGAAACCTCTCAGTCAGTGTAAGCTGCtttgaaataaataacacaTTGTCTTGTTTATTAAAAACTATTTTACAGTTAAATATTAATGGTAAACCAGGAGAAAAATgatttacattacattacattggCTTTTGTGTTGTCGTCCTTGCCAGTAGTTACACTCGATTAAGAGTAGCATTCTGCTCCTAAAAGTCCAGAGTGTCAACTTTTgtgaattttttaaaacattgtcagcagaaaattgtacttagtagtcagtataatcttttaatgatataagtttgcatatggtAGAATAGTGCATGTTTTGATGACTTAGGCTGTTGGGTGGTGATGATGGGTTTAGATTTaattattgtcatttgtattaagaaatatttaaccatatatgcttagaggtgtataatcgattgtgtagtgatgggatgtgtgatctttaatagtctgcaaagactttgtgtgcattccagagtgttctggcattcacacccacatcctgggagcatgggagagggcataccttctcttattgttttatgatagaataaacgtatctatgtctgtttttaggctaagtgccttttgtttcaatgaactgttggacttccagaccagcaggtttagggaagtctttatggggtcacactctgaccccccccccacacacacacacacgcacacacacacatatacacatccacattccaatgtaatgaacaaacacacccactgatgtatataaataaagaccagggcagtggcaggGCACGAGTCTTGGAGCCCTCACTTCCGTGCGAGTGCTCTGTGACTGCCCTTGCTGCAAGtgaaactgtgtgtttctcctctctgattcgaagctgaagaagtgtcttagaaTACATCTCTTGACAAACATTTTTCTCATAATCTCAGTAATGGTAACGGATAGAGCAACATACACAAATAGTGCAGGTTTTTGACTGTCAACTTAAgtgtgatgcatttttttttaattaactaaAAGAGGCCTACGAGATGAGCATAGAGAGCTTCCTCACAGACAACCAGCCCTATCACGTGTAGACATCCATCCAAgcatccaacacacacacacacacacacaccttctccCTCAGCTCAACCCACCCTCCCTCTACAAACATGAGGTCTGGAGAAGATTAGTTATGAAATGTTTTGAACGGACACTGCTCAGCACATCAGAGCCTGCCTAGCCCCCTCCctcgacccccaccagtttgcttACAGAGCAAACCGGCCCACAGAGGATGCTGTcactagctgtgtcccaaaacgtcggctgcatccttcggaggacccggccttcgcggtctacgtgggccgggtccttcgaagaccgagaaggccggaagtgcgaggctgtgaaatgggacggtctagccttcagatttgcgtcaccgctttgtcggtggagtttaataaactcggccgtctgctccttgctatctaaaatataacaggatactggcgtaaattctcgaccgtctcacacttctgtttaatcagttttctttttgacgtttattcagctgtgtgaaaatcccggaggaacccacccgctggattaataaagttttatttaatctaataatctaataactttgatgtcagccaacccgatttactcacgaacaaataaaacaccgaaataaggcaaacaattacatttttaagttatccgagtgacttatatatcatgtttaacctgagtagcgaaagagcgggggtctgaaaacgatgaagctgggagtccgctgctctcgccggctcgagCGACCATTGAATCCCCCGATTTGCTATCGAGTgcgtgggtaacagacgtctccgaaaatgtcGGCACacttgcaaatatgcgatgtcttgataaaccaagcagatatttgaaatttacaccgccactttctcacctgaaaatatgttaaaagttaattttgtgacccagaaagattaataagactaattttaaaacttagtagcggccgccattgttggcagctgaaatttggctggaccgcgttatgaattctgggatatggtgggccacgaaggacacacccaacccatccttcaaattcggggaaatgaaggacgcatttgtcggctgcatttgaaggagtcgacgaattgggacagccttcgtcgccgggctgtgacgtaatcggccttcaaatgcggcctccggaggatgcagccgacgttttgggacacagctactgtCTCCATCACCCTTCACCAGTGTTgtgtaagttactttaaattagtaacttagttacattactagttacttctatcaaaagtaactcagttacttcaagttactcgttactttcaaagtaactagttactagggaaagtaactttggttttactcagacttctcttgttaatgtgttgcttccataactggatacccagccagactgccagtcttctagcttgcttacttgccacaagtgcactgtgccacctaccaatagaaaggaaaaaataatgtgcatatttccacgagagaaatcccacacctggaccgtcgttgaccacagccatgattctagcctgctttttacatccaacacaaaaactgcagtcgtggtgcttttgattgtactcagaactcggaaattctgccttccgaataggaagatgtaggtaacaccagactgcagatgagctgcatccagggctggactgggacaaaaaatcggcccggacattttgactagagaccggcccaccattataggaaaaatcataaagcctttgaatgaaaacaaacactgttgtgacagtgatgtacactgttttgATGATATATATGCATcaaatctatcaatcgtttgttgtaagattcagataattattttttaaaagcgagacattttaaatgagaataagaaagaaaagtatttctttgtgccccctttccctgttaatgccctacctgcccccctggcaaaactttgctagacccgcccctgcagttaccagctgtcaggtacttagaaaaggatcctggtgttatttgtctctcagaaacagttcataacttcccttcaactcattcatgtcacctaaaaggtaaacctgtttctccataacctgttcagctctgatgattcagtaaggacatctcctggtttcatcttcatgtttccctctcaccagataaccaaaccgacatcatgaccagcagctttacagctgtggctccagcaaacatcagctgatactagaaattaatattaaataaattctaacaacagctgatcaagcttaaatgtgctgctgttatttaacgcgacctccgctggtttcttctttctggcgcaaagtgggcgataaataaacaagagagaaaagccgatcagctgatcattgatcagtttcatgattaaagtagcaacaggagagggaggggagagaatgagagaagaagaggcagctgcagcgtaaagacagaataattccagctttgtgtctttttcattgtagctgaagtccgggacaaactgtgttccttttcaggtcaatacgaaacgcgtgatattttctctgaatacgagacgattccgtttttacgggatggttggcaactctaataattaaccttatgaacaaaataaagttcaacatcagtaacatcatagcacccacccagctgcatagaaactccgtcatgctagctagcacgcagtacgaaaaagtcagcacaacgaaaagaaactccacctaaacttggtttatatctgacccagatagactgcaggtcataacttcttacctgaagttcagttcacctgacactcggaccggcggccgcctcgggtctctgctcctcttgCCTAccctttctctcatccacctgctggcctccaccacttgctaatgttactgaatctgtggaagccatcacacgaagtaacgaataacgagcctatctaaatcccagtaacgattAACACGTTCCTGATTTTgacataataactagttaccgtgctcgttaccacaataataacgtagttactgtaacgcgttacttaataacatgttagtcccaacactgcccTTCACAGATCGCTGAGCCATCTGGAGAGCACGAAGAGCTATGTAAGGATGCTCTTCATGGAtgacagctcagcattcaacactttAATCCCAGACATCCTTACCACCAAACTGGACCAGCTTCAGATCGTCCCTGCATCTCCTCCTGGGTCAAAGATTTCCTAATCACTGGTCTCAATCAGTCAGACTCCCAGGCCCCCACATCTCTTACCCCACTGTTACTCAGGACCGGATAACAACACGGCTGTATTCTCAGCCCCCTCCTCTTCGTGTTGTACACATATGACTGTACACCAATCCAACCATATCTCCAATCATTTCACCTGGACCCACAACATCCAAAGCTCTAGTAAAGAAGGCCCAGCAGCAGCTACTCATCCTCCTTGTCCTGAGGAATAATAACCTGGCCCAAAAGTCACTGGTGGAGAGCGTGCTCTCCCTCTGCCTGGGTGCTTGGTACACAGGGCCACAACTGACACCAGGAAGCCTGGCAGAAGGTAATTAACGCCGCTCAAAAGAGAATTGGCCACTACttccaagcactttgcaaccTGCTGTCTAATGTGTGCCTTTcttgttttgtatatattcTTCTTGATTGTATGTATTTCTCCCGTTTGTTATTCATTCATGCTgtcttactatttatattttattcttgcACAGTTGCTCTGGAGCACAcacaattttgttgtacattaacaatgacaataaagggctattttattctatttattctattctacCACTATCTGCCACTATCTGATATCTTCCATTTAAATATTGTTTAGCTATGGTTTCTTTGATTGCCCTCCAACAAGTTGAGAGAACAATGAGCAGATACACAGTCAGCAGCTACACTGACAGACAAAAGATGTGGTGGGCTGTTTCTGTCCTCTTTGACCAACTACTGAAGTTGTTTACTCAGAACAGATCTCAGTATGATCTTTCACAAGACATGAAGTGAGGGAAGAGCTGCTCTTCAGCAGGCCAGTTTGAGTTGAACAGCTGGAATAGATCTTTTCAGTTGTACGTGTTTGTTAATTTGGAACATTGTTGTGTGAACACTGTGTGTCCAAACGTGATGTTAGttcgtgttttatttttaattgataaTTGATTTAAACTGGATGGATGTCTGTTACAGCTCTGGGTTAAACACACTGCAATTATCTCCGGTGAGGCTTTATAGTTGCCAAACTTACTGTATAGTTTACAGTTTGGCAACCAATTAAAAGTCAATttctaaaagaaagaaagggaaacacAAAGTTAAGACAAGTGAATGATGAACACCTTCCCCCATTGCCCACAGTGACATGTGATTAAAAGTGATCACAGCATGACTGAGCAGGTCTCTGTGTACTTCCCTTTCTCACATACCCTCTGGCAGCTCCTGTGAGTTGTTTTGAAATAATTATTCATATTAATTATACAGTTTTATTCAACCTTTCACCAGTGGTACAAGATCAGTTACTTGAGACTCAAACAGAGATGAGATGAAAACCCCCTTTGTATTCATGGCCTTGTTTGAACTCTCAGACACAGAAGTGTTTCACCAGCACTCCTGTTTATTGGTATCGTTGTGTGTTTCCGGTGCAAGTACTGCTGTGAGAACATGCAAAAAAGAAGATGTAAGGCATGAAAAAGTCACAATCTATAATTGTAAGTTATTACCTTTTGTGTTTGTAGCAGTCAATATACACATGACTATGTGTACATAGAAGATGTGACCACAGGATTGTCTCAGAAAATTACAGGGAGCTAACTGACTGAACTGCATGTGCCAAAGATCAAATAGCAGTTTAGGTAATAGGTAataattatttgtatttttatcaaAGTGAACTGGGTAAGTGGTAAGCCACTTCTCTCAGACCATCCAGAGTTCAGCAATTAAACTTCACAATGTAGTACATCTTTTACCCATGAAGATTCCTAACTATATCAGAAATTATGATATCATTAAGTTGCCTAGCAATTACCTAGCAACTTGTTAAGCTgacc encodes:
- the LOC109203096 gene encoding uncharacterized protein LOC109203096; this translates as MRNIFYLYLMLSIGRCSDEQIFETKIVRVGKEIKLTCPRREVGTLFWIKLVSGDFPKILGRSFTFQSGDQRIRTATETGAFVLYITKARQSDTGVYFCMKTGKQDFKILSGIFLKVEGLEPAFSTAPPSDPVYEKPTFTLQCSVLHDYQNKACPAADTVFCLNAKSQKFHSTLNYTHINGGAEYEKNLDGLSIMKCFSSYLRNFSTFDSQTYYCATATCVESFSEDTTKVNKNNTVLYLLSATLAISLIVIASLIYSIKNLKRQSYVDCNAAVGLQTNVIPNGDQENLQAYEMSIESFLTDNQPYHV